One Hypnocyclicus thermotrophus DNA segment encodes these proteins:
- a CDS encoding ATP-binding protein, whose translation MARDIELELNIKKTYEDTINLFLEIQNDLNMDMNEDELIELYIKELKRIIDYHSVAFVKFNEEKNLYIITKQKNYNNVLKKNLLKILRENFLLWAGKMRKAFVLKEEVEEIKTSVIVPIVIQEKIIGAFILNTIYVEEYFTKNKLKVLEIVTSRISIAFENVILYKDLERRNQNLKALKNYMDNVVQNMNDGIIVLDSEEKIRVYNKKMEELINIKRKDVFGKKLINTKFDIEFITKLNRIVKKEIKSYITEEIEYKIDEDTKILFGVGVKPLKLEEENAGKLIVLRDLRESKELKELKRIDKLKDEFLSMVSHELRTPLTSIKAYAETLIDMAQEDSIEKEFLSIINEETDRLNILINDILDLSKIEAGKMEFRIKINDINAIIKRAVKNMESFAAKKDIIIQTEFQDEKCEIPFDKDRILQVLLNLINNAIKFSNENTEIKVFCKHYSDKHILIGVKDNGVGIAKEHFETVFEKFKQTDNILKRNVGGTGLGLPICKNIIEYHGGRIWVESEIGKGATFLFTIPKI comes from the coding sequence ATGGCTAGGGATATAGAATTAGAATTAAATATAAAAAAGACCTATGAAGATACAATAAATTTATTTTTAGAGATACAGAACGATCTTAATATGGATATGAATGAAGATGAACTTATTGAGCTTTATATAAAGGAGCTTAAGAGAATTATTGATTATCATTCTGTAGCATTTGTAAAATTCAACGAAGAAAAAAATTTATATATAATTACTAAACAAAAAAATTATAATAATGTATTAAAGAAAAATTTATTAAAAATTCTCCGTGAAAACTTTTTATTATGGGCAGGAAAAATGAGAAAAGCCTTTGTATTAAAAGAAGAAGTTGAAGAAATAAAAACCTCAGTAATTGTTCCTATTGTAATCCAAGAAAAAATAATAGGAGCGTTTATATTAAATACTATTTATGTAGAGGAATACTTTACTAAGAATAAATTAAAAGTGTTAGAAATTGTAACAAGTAGAATATCAATAGCTTTTGAAAATGTTATTTTGTATAAAGATTTAGAAAGAAGAAATCAAAATTTAAAAGCCTTAAAAAATTATATGGATAATGTAGTTCAAAATATGAATGATGGTATAATAGTACTTGATAGCGAAGAAAAAATAAGAGTATACAATAAAAAAATGGAAGAATTAATTAATATAAAAAGAAAAGACGTATTTGGAAAAAAATTAATTAATACAAAGTTTGATATAGAATTTATAACAAAGCTTAATAGAATAGTAAAAAAGGAAATTAAAAGTTATATTACTGAAGAAATAGAATACAAAATAGATGAAGATACAAAAATATTATTTGGAGTAGGGGTAAAACCTCTTAAACTTGAAGAAGAAAATGCAGGAAAACTTATAGTTTTAAGAGACTTACGGGAAAGTAAAGAGCTAAAAGAGCTAAAAAGAATAGATAAACTAAAAGATGAATTTTTATCTATGGTATCGCATGAACTTAGGACTCCGCTTACTTCAATAAAAGCTTATGCTGAAACACTTATTGATATGGCTCAAGAAGATAGTATAGAGAAAGAGTTTTTATCCATTATTAATGAAGAAACAGATAGATTAAATATACTTATTAATGATATATTAGATCTTTCTAAAATTGAAGCAGGGAAAATGGAATTTAGAATAAAAATAAATGATATAAACGCTATTATAAAAAGAGCAGTAAAAAATATGGAAAGTTTTGCAGCTAAAAAAGATATTATAATACAAACAGAATTTCAGGATGAAAAATGTGAGATACCTTTTGATAAAGATAGAATATTACAAGTTTTATTAAATTTAATAAATAATGCAATAAAATTTTCAAATGAAAATACTGAAATAAAGGTATTTTGTAAACACTATAGTGATAAACATATATTAATAGGGGTAAAAGATAATGGAGTAGGAATAGCAAAAGAACATTTTGAAACGGTTTTTGAAAAGTTTAAACAAACGGATAATATATTAAAAAGAAATGTAGGAGGAACAGGGCTTGGTTTACCTATATGTAAAAATATAATAGAGTATCATGGTGGAAGAATTTGGGTAGAATCAGAAATAGGAAAAGGTGCGACGTTTTTATTTACGATACCTAAAATATAA
- a CDS encoding phosphatidylglycerophosphatase A family protein, which yields MNKNIVQFFLEWFGTGRSKKAPGTIGTLGAIPLYIIFHSLYFSGIIKNEKIYNMIYFVFLIFLFFISIYMCDFAEKKIYYKKDPQQVVLDEVLGYMTTLFMVNPTTILSLIINIVLAFILFRLFDITKPLFIDKVQDMKNGVGVVADDFLAGIVANIILIGVNLWLGI from the coding sequence ATGAATAAAAATATAGTACAATTTTTTTTAGAATGGTTTGGTACAGGAAGAAGTAAAAAAGCACCAGGGACAATAGGGACATTAGGGGCGATTCCGTTATATATTATTTTTCATTCTTTGTATTTTAGTGGTATAATAAAGAATGAAAAAATTTATAATATGATATATTTTGTATTTTTAATATTTTTATTTTTTATTTCAATATATATGTGTGATTTTGCAGAAAAAAAAATTTATTATAAAAAAGATCCACAACAAGTAGTTCTTGATGAAGTGCTTGGTTATATGACAACATTATTTATGGTAAATCCTACAACTATTTTATCACTTATTATCAATATAGTATTAGCATTTATATTATTTAGATTATTTGATATAACAAAACCTTTGTTTATAGATAAAGTACAAGATATGAAAAATGGTGTAGGGGTAGTGGCTGATGATTTTTTAGCAGGAATAGTGGCTAATATAATATTAATAGGAGTTAATTTATGGCTAGGGATATAG
- a CDS encoding peptidase U32 family protein — MEIVAPAGDYNKFLAAVKAGADAVYLGIKGFGARRRAKNFTFEELRTALDYAHLRGVKIYLTLNTVIKDIELESLYENIKKVYEYGVDAIIVQDFGLLRFIRKNFSDIEIHASTQMTISNADEINFFKKFGITRVVPARELDYNSIKKIREKTDVELEMFVSGALCISYSGNCYMSSFIGGRSGNRGMCAQPCRKEYILDTNKEYILSPKDQLFRIDEIKKLKEIGINSIKIEGRMKSEEYVYEVVNYYRNLIDDLDRESNIEKIFNRGYSKGYFYNDKNLMNKKYASHFGYKIGEKISDNKFKLLDSVVLGDGITFVDKNLNILYGYNINKIDIKSSKNRKEAKKDDIIIFRKNLFENLNKTEYIYKNYNKSILDNINQKIKNSEKKIGINIEVIATLNNKLKIKIYYENINIEKEYFVIKEAKKRATTKEKIIEKFSELGDTSFFIKNIKIENDENIFLPLSELKNIRREIIKELENEILKSKKRVVNIKKIEKFREKEHKKLRISVLVSNEKQYNIAKKYLENKKIDEIYFKQVEVANEKNLDKIDLESKLCTNFYQVINNKNNKITLDKNFNITNSYAIKELEKIDKVETVYLSQELDKETIKNIKSEKINKALVVYGYLKGMYIEYSIFDNNKIEFKNKNGDEFIGIKNKIGNVEIYLKEPLNLIPKLNEIKVLNLDEIRLDFIFETEDEMIKILESLERMNGEYRGYNFDTGVL; from the coding sequence ATGGAAATAGTAGCACCAGCTGGTGATTATAATAAATTTTTAGCTGCAGTTAAAGCTGGAGCAGATGCGGTATATTTAGGGATAAAAGGATTTGGAGCTAGAAGAAGAGCTAAAAATTTTACTTTTGAGGAATTAAGAACAGCACTAGATTATGCGCATCTTAGAGGAGTGAAAATATACTTAACACTTAATACTGTAATAAAAGATATAGAGCTAGAAAGTTTATATGAGAACATAAAGAAAGTATATGAATACGGAGTAGATGCAATAATAGTACAAGATTTTGGATTATTAAGATTTATTAGAAAAAATTTTTCTGATATAGAAATCCATGCAAGTACACAAATGACAATATCGAATGCAGATGAGATAAATTTTTTTAAAAAATTTGGAATAACTAGAGTAGTGCCAGCTAGGGAATTGGATTATAATAGTATAAAAAAAATTAGAGAAAAAACTGATGTAGAATTAGAAATGTTTGTATCAGGTGCTTTATGTATATCTTATTCAGGGAATTGCTATATGAGTAGCTTTATAGGTGGACGTAGTGGAAATAGAGGAATGTGTGCACAACCTTGTAGAAAAGAATATATATTAGACACTAATAAAGAATATATACTTAGTCCAAAGGATCAATTATTTAGAATAGATGAGATAAAAAAATTAAAAGAAATAGGTATTAATTCTATAAAAATAGAAGGTAGAATGAAAAGCGAAGAATATGTATATGAAGTAGTAAATTATTATAGAAATCTTATAGATGATTTAGATAGAGAAAGTAATATAGAAAAAATATTTAATAGAGGATATAGTAAAGGGTATTTTTATAATGATAAAAACTTGATGAATAAAAAATATGCATCACATTTTGGATATAAAATAGGGGAAAAAATATCAGATAATAAATTTAAACTATTAGATAGTGTTGTATTAGGAGATGGAATAACTTTTGTAGATAAAAATTTAAATATATTATATGGATATAACATAAATAAAATAGATATAAAATCTAGTAAAAATAGAAAAGAAGCTAAAAAAGATGATATAATTATATTTAGAAAAAATTTATTTGAAAATTTAAATAAAACAGAATATATCTATAAAAATTATAATAAATCGATTTTAGATAATATAAATCAAAAAATAAAAAATTCAGAAAAAAAAATTGGAATAAATATAGAAGTTATAGCAACGTTAAATAATAAATTGAAAATAAAAATTTATTATGAAAATATAAATATTGAAAAAGAATATTTTGTTATAAAAGAAGCAAAAAAAAGAGCTACGACAAAAGAAAAAATTATAGAAAAATTTAGTGAATTAGGAGATACTTCATTCTTTATTAAAAATATAAAAATAGAGAATGATGAAAATATTTTTCTACCGCTTAGTGAATTGAAAAATATTCGAAGAGAAATCATAAAAGAACTAGAAAATGAAATATTAAAAAGCAAAAAAAGAGTAGTAAATATAAAAAAAATAGAAAAATTTAGAGAAAAAGAACATAAAAAATTAAGAATCTCAGTATTGGTGTCAAATGAAAAACAATATAATATTGCAAAGAAATATTTAGAAAATAAAAAAATAGATGAAATATACTTTAAACAGGTAGAAGTTGCAAATGAAAAAAATTTGGATAAAATAGATTTGGAAAGTAAGTTGTGTACAAATTTTTATCAAGTAATAAATAATAAGAATAATAAAATAACTTTAGATAAAAATTTTAATATAACGAATTCTTATGCAATAAAAGAATTAGAAAAAATAGATAAAGTAGAAACTGTTTATTTATCTCAAGAGTTAGATAAAGAAACGATAAAAAATATAAAATCAGAAAAAATTAATAAAGCACTTGTAGTATATGGATATCTTAAGGGAATGTATATAGAGTATTCAATATTTGATAATAATAAAATAGAGTTTAAAAATAAAAATGGCGATGAATTTATTGGAATAAAAAATAAAATTGGAAATGTAGAAATTTATTTAAAAGAACCTTTAAATCTTATACCAAAACTAAATGAAATAAAAGTTTTGAATTTAGATGAGATAAGATTAGATTTTATATTTGAAACAGAAGATGAAATGATTAAAATACTTGAAAGTTTAGAAAGAATGAATGGAGAATATAGAGGATATAATTTTGACACAGGAGTATTATAG
- a CDS encoding iron-containing alcohol dehydrogenase family protein, producing the protein MLNLFIAPRNYISGYDILKNIGNEISKISREATVLYDKNIEDIIVFGINSLKNKLNIKIEYFNGDCTHKEIDRVVKVIKENKSDCIIGFGGGKTMDTVKAAGYKADVKIVTVPTIAATCASWASHSAVYSDTGASYEYFNIYKNPDILYMDKKIIFEAPKRYIISGIQDTLAKWIETNAYTKNIKNKNVELEIAIYLAKKAYNEILKYGKKVIKDIENKNYSEEVDRIIEHIILTAGLIGGIGGEACRAVAAHAINNGFTIFPEYRENNLHGEVVGFGNIVQLVLDKEYDMLDEILEFYHSINAPIGIKGLGYDLDDDKLKRVINKAMYKGDTIWNSPYKVDFEMIKNAILEAEELCSKYYIK; encoded by the coding sequence ATGCTTAATCTTTTTATTGCACCAAGAAATTATATAAGTGGATATGATATTTTAAAAAATATTGGTAATGAAATATCTAAAATTTCAAGAGAAGCTACTGTATTATATGATAAAAATATTGAAGATATAATAGTATTTGGAATTAATTCATTAAAAAATAAATTGAATATAAAAATAGAATATTTTAACGGAGATTGCACTCATAAAGAAATAGACAGAGTTGTAAAAGTAATAAAAGAAAATAAAAGTGATTGTATAATAGGGTTTGGTGGTGGAAAAACTATGGATACAGTAAAAGCTGCTGGATATAAAGCAGATGTAAAAATAGTTACAGTGCCAACGATAGCTGCTACTTGTGCATCATGGGCAAGTCATAGTGCGGTATACTCTGATACAGGAGCTTCTTATGAATATTTTAATATTTATAAGAATCCAGATATACTTTATATGGATAAAAAGATAATATTTGAAGCACCTAAAAGATATATTATCTCTGGAATACAAGACACATTAGCAAAATGGATAGAAACAAATGCATATACAAAAAATATAAAAAATAAAAATGTAGAACTTGAAATAGCTATATATTTAGCCAAAAAAGCATATAACGAGATATTAAAATATGGAAAAAAAGTAATTAAAGATATAGAAAATAAAAATTATTCAGAAGAAGTTGATAGAATAATAGAACATATTATTTTAACGGCTGGATTGATAGGAGGAATCGGCGGAGAAGCTTGTAGAGCGGTTGCAGCACATGCTATAAATAATGGATTTACTATTTTCCCAGAATATAGAGAAAATAATCTTCATGGAGAAGTAGTAGGATTTGGAAATATTGTACAATTAGTATTAGATAAAGAATATGATATGCTTGATGAGATATTAGAATTTTATCATAGTATAAATGCACCTATTGGAATAAAAGGACTTGGATATGATTTGGATGATGATAAATTGAAAAGAGTTATAAATAAAGCTATGTATAAGGGTGATACAATATGGAATTCACCTTATAAAGTAGATTTTGAAATGATAAAAAATGCTATATTAGAAGCAGAAGAATTATGTAGTAAATATTATATAAAATAA
- a CDS encoding ABC transporter ATP-binding protein produces the protein MAKEKLLEVKNLKKYFHVGHKQILKAVDGVSFDVYKGETLGLVGESGCGKTTLGRTLTVLYPKSGGDVIYNGTNVNNIPTKEFAKKAQMIFQDPQASLNPRMTVADIIAEGLDVHKMYKTKEERLEIVYNLLEKVGLNREHANRFPHEFSGGQRQRIGIARALAVDPEFIVCDEPISALDVSIQAQVTNLLRELQKERGLTYIFIAHDLSMVKYISDRVAVMYLGDMVELTESNKLYEKPLHPYTEALLSAVPIADPDIEASKNRIKLEGDLPSPINPPKGCKFSTRCKYAKDKCRQERPVMREIEPGHYAACHFSEEIFSDK, from the coding sequence ATGGCAAAAGAGAAATTATTAGAAGTAAAAAATCTAAAGAAATATTTCCATGTAGGACACAAACAAATATTAAAAGCTGTTGATGGAGTTAGTTTTGATGTATATAAAGGAGAAACATTAGGACTTGTTGGAGAATCTGGTTGTGGAAAAACAACATTAGGAAGAACGCTTACAGTTCTTTATCCAAAATCAGGTGGAGATGTAATATATAATGGAACAAATGTAAATAATATACCTACAAAAGAATTTGCAAAAAAAGCTCAAATGATATTTCAAGATCCACAAGCATCATTAAATCCTAGAATGACGGTAGCTGATATTATAGCAGAAGGATTAGATGTGCATAAAATGTATAAAACAAAAGAAGAAAGATTAGAAATAGTATATAATCTACTTGAAAAAGTGGGATTAAATAGAGAACATGCAAATAGATTTCCTCATGAATTTTCAGGAGGCCAAAGACAAAGAATAGGAATAGCAAGAGCATTGGCTGTAGATCCAGAATTTATAGTATGTGATGAACCTATTTCAGCTTTAGATGTATCTATCCAAGCACAAGTAACAAACTTATTAAGAGAATTACAAAAAGAAAGAGGACTTACATATATATTTATTGCACATGATCTTAGTATGGTAAAATATATATCTGATAGAGTAGCTGTAATGTATTTAGGAGATATGGTAGAGTTAACAGAAAGTAATAAATTATATGAAAAACCATTACATCCATATACAGAAGCATTATTATCAGCTGTACCTATAGCAGATCCAGATATAGAAGCTAGTAAAAATAGAATAAAATTAGAAGGTGATTTACCAAGCCCAATAAATCCACCAAAAGGTTGTAAATTTTCAACTAGATGTAAATATGCAAAGGATAAATGTAGACAAGAAAGACCTGTAATGAGAGAAATAGAACCAGGTCATTATGCAGCTTGTCATTTTAGTGAAGAAATCTTTTCAGATAAATAA
- a CDS encoding ABC transporter ATP-binding protein — translation MENKKLLDVKDLHVSFDTYAGEVKVLRGINFSVNEGESLAIVGESGSGKSVTVQTVMKLIPMPPGRIKQGEMIFDGEDLVNKSESEMQKIRGGKIGMIFQNPLSSLNPTMKIGNQIVEGILLHQDMTKQEAKERAIEMLRLVGIPTPEKRFNQYPHEFSGGMRQRVIIAIALACNPKLLIADEPTTALDVTIQAQILDLMNELKHKLNTAIIMITHDLGVVADIAERVIVMYGGEVMEEALVRDIFHNPEHPYTWGLLRSMPRLDIDREKENLESIDGTPPDLLAPPVGCPFAPRCEYAMKVCKEKKPGFFRISDTHKVACWLHHEDAPKVENPIVKQKEELK, via the coding sequence ATGGAAAATAAAAAACTGTTAGATGTAAAAGACCTTCATGTTTCTTTTGATACATATGCAGGAGAGGTAAAGGTTTTAAGAGGAATAAATTTTTCAGTAAATGAAGGAGAGAGCCTTGCTATAGTTGGAGAATCTGGTAGTGGGAAATCAGTTACAGTACAAACAGTAATGAAGCTTATACCTATGCCACCTGGAAGAATAAAACAAGGTGAAATGATATTTGATGGAGAAGATTTAGTAAATAAATCAGAATCAGAAATGCAAAAAATTAGAGGTGGAAAAATAGGAATGATTTTCCAAAATCCACTATCTTCGTTAAATCCTACTATGAAAATAGGAAATCAAATAGTAGAGGGTATACTCTTACATCAAGATATGACTAAGCAAGAAGCAAAAGAAAGAGCTATAGAAATGCTTAGACTTGTAGGGATACCAACTCCAGAAAAAAGATTTAATCAATATCCACATGAATTTTCAGGTGGAATGAGACAAAGGGTAATAATAGCTATTGCCCTTGCTTGTAATCCAAAATTATTAATAGCTGATGAACCAACAACAGCCCTTGACGTTACAATACAAGCACAAATATTAGACCTTATGAATGAATTAAAACATAAATTAAACACAGCAATAATAATGATAACTCATGATCTTGGAGTCGTTGCTGATATAGCGGAGAGAGTAATCGTTATGTATGGTGGAGAAGTGATGGAAGAAGCTTTAGTAAGAGATATATTTCATAATCCAGAACATCCATATACATGGGGATTGTTGAGATCTATGCCGCGACTTGATATTGATAGAGAAAAAGAAAATTTAGAGTCAATAGATGGAACACCACCAGATTTATTAGCACCTCCTGTAGGATGTCCTTTTGCTCCTAGATGTGAATATGCTATGAAAGTATGTAAAGAGAAAAAACCAGGATTCTTTAGAATAAGTGATACTCATAAAGTAGCTTGTTGGTTACATCATGAAGATGCGCCAAAAGTTGAGAATCCTATTGTTAAGCAAAAGGAGGAACTAAAATAA
- a CDS encoding ABC transporter permease, translating into MKHDFTFVGKDLAESEKIYKPSMTYLEDALRRFKQNKLAMFFFWSLLVMFLFAIIGPYLNKYGYREMNTDMTFRFWDAESLKAGYYFGTDNFGRDFFTRIWAGARVSFTIALIVVFIEGVVGTLYGGIAGFFGGKIDFYMMRFVEIMMSVPSMIYIILLMVVLGPGLKTIIIAMGATRWMFMAMIVRSEVLRIKEQEFVMASIALGANPMWIITKHLIPNALGQIIVRLTLDIPQAIFSEAFLSFIGIGIPVPLASWGSLANEGYQLLQRGPHLFVIPALLISFTTLAFNIVGDALRDALDPKLRK; encoded by the coding sequence ATGAAACATGATTTTACGTTTGTTGGAAAAGATTTAGCTGAAAGTGAAAAAATATATAAACCAAGTATGACATATCTTGAAGATGCGTTAAGAAGATTTAAACAAAATAAATTAGCAATGTTTTTCTTTTGGTCACTTCTAGTAATGTTTTTATTTGCGATAATTGGACCATATTTAAACAAGTATGGATATAGAGAAATGAATACTGATATGACTTTTAGATTTTGGGATGCGGAATCATTAAAAGCTGGATATTACTTTGGTACTGATAATTTTGGTAGAGATTTCTTTACTAGAATTTGGGCTGGAGCAAGAGTATCATTTACCATTGCTTTAATAGTTGTATTTATAGAAGGAGTTGTAGGAACTTTATATGGTGGTATAGCAGGTTTTTTTGGTGGTAAAATAGATTTTTATATGATGAGATTTGTAGAAATAATGATGTCTGTACCAAGTATGATATATATTATATTATTAATGGTAGTATTAGGACCTGGATTAAAAACTATAATTATAGCTATGGGTGCTACTAGATGGATGTTTATGGCTATGATAGTAAGAAGTGAAGTATTAAGGATTAAAGAACAAGAATTTGTTATGGCTTCAATAGCTCTTGGAGCTAATCCGATGTGGATAATTACAAAACATCTTATTCCAAATGCATTAGGTCAAATAATAGTTAGACTTACACTTGACATACCTCAAGCTATATTTAGTGAAGCATTTTTAAGTTTTATTGGAATAGGTATTCCAGTACCTTTAGCTTCATGGGGAAGTTTAGCGAATGAAGGATATCAATTATTACAAAGAGGACCACATCTTTTTGTAATACCAGCATTATTAATATCGTTTACAACTTTAGCATTTAATATTGTTGGAGATGCATTAAGAGATGCGTTAGATCCAAAATTGAGAAAATAA
- a CDS encoding ABC transporter permease, producing MFNYIFKRIVSSVITLLLITTITFFLVHQLPGDPFASEKAIPPKIKAKLMEKYDLDKPLPIQYVKYVGNLLKGDFGLSMKVRGRKVSSMIKNHFPYSLDLGIRAAIFAFFVGVFLGIIAGLNRGKKLDSGAMLLAVIGVSVPSFVLAGTLQWIIVAINGKFGISLLPVAGYDTWQHKVLPTIALGLFPVAVIARMMRASMIDVFSQDYIITAKSKGQKPFKIVTRHGIRNAIMPVVVYMGPLLAAITTGSFVIEKIFSIPGLGRYYVESIYNRDYTVVLGITIFYAFLLVVMLLIVDILYVFIDPRVRLSKGKGE from the coding sequence ATGTTTAATTACATTTTTAAGAGAATTGTATCAAGTGTTATTACATTATTACTAATTACAACGATTACTTTTTTTCTAGTTCATCAATTACCTGGAGATCCTTTTGCTAGCGAAAAGGCTATTCCACCTAAAATTAAAGCAAAACTTATGGAAAAATATGATTTAGATAAACCATTACCTATACAGTATGTGAAATATGTTGGGAATTTATTAAAAGGTGACTTTGGTCTTTCAATGAAAGTTAGAGGAAGAAAAGTATCAAGTATGATTAAAAATCATTTCCCATATTCACTAGATTTAGGAATAAGAGCTGCAATTTTTGCATTTTTTGTAGGAGTATTTTTAGGAATAATAGCGGGATTAAATAGAGGGAAAAAACTTGATTCTGGAGCAATGCTACTAGCAGTTATCGGAGTATCGGTACCTAGTTTTGTATTAGCAGGGACATTACAATGGATAATAGTTGCTATAAATGGAAAATTTGGAATATCATTACTTCCTGTAGCAGGATATGATACTTGGCAACATAAAGTATTACCTACTATTGCACTTGGACTTTTTCCTGTAGCTGTAATAGCTAGAATGATGAGAGCATCAATGATAGATGTATTTAGCCAAGATTATATTATAACTGCAAAATCAAAAGGTCAAAAACCTTTTAAAATTGTTACAAGACATGGTATTAGAAATGCTATTATGCCTGTAGTAGTATATATGGGACCATTACTTGCAGCAATAACTACAGGTTCGTTTGTTATAGAAAAAATATTTTCTATTCCTGGTCTAGGAAGATACTATGTAGAAAGTATATATAATAGAGATTATACAGTAGTATTAGGAATTACTATATTTTATGCTTTTTTATTAGTAGTGATGCTACTAATAGTGGATATACTTTATGTATTTATAGATCCTAGAGTAAGACTAAGTAAAGGAAAAGGAGAATAG
- a CDS encoding peptide ABC transporter substrate-binding protein: protein MKRLKWLLTLLTLVLFVACGGGGAKESAKTKAEKKVVKINLGQEPGTMDPQLTTDQSAMQILPFIMEGLTRLGATGDVVPGVAESWTVEGNKWTFKLRDTKWSNGKPVTAHDFVFGIRRAIEPETASEYAYMTYYIKNAQAYNEGKIKDFSKVGVKALDDKTVVFELEKPAAYFASVTAFPTYYPLNEEFFKEKGEDYALEKDNFLFNGPFKMVKWEHDSKIVLEKRADYWNSSKIKLDGITALMVNDSNTALNMYKNGELDIVGLGGDQLPEFKDSPELVSYSDGSVWYFEFNTKHKLLKNRKIREAITIAIDRKELVEKIKKDGSKAAQGMVPYGFPGIDKGFREDFGSELYKDNDVERAKQLLAEGLKEVGHTGPVEISLLTGTSDTATKEAQFYQEQLRTKLGIEVKIEQVTFQIRLQRMSSRDFEIVLAGWGPDYNDPMTYMDLWVTNGGNNHTGWSNAEYDALIEKAQTSSDNKVRMEAMAAAEKILAKEFPIGVTFYRNRNRLVKPYLKNVYFRAVGQETDLYYADIQK, encoded by the coding sequence GTGAAAAGATTAAAGTGGCTATTGACATTATTAACATTAGTATTATTTGTAGCTTGTGGTGGAGGTGGCGCAAAAGAAAGTGCGAAAACTAAAGCTGAAAAAAAAGTTGTGAAAATTAATTTAGGACAAGAACCTGGAACAATGGATCCGCAATTAACAACAGATCAAAGTGCTATGCAAATATTACCATTTATTATGGAAGGGTTAACTAGATTAGGAGCTACTGGAGATGTAGTACCTGGTGTAGCAGAATCATGGACGGTAGAAGGTAATAAATGGACATTTAAATTAAGAGATACAAAATGGTCAAATGGTAAACCAGTGACAGCTCATGATTTTGTATTTGGAATAAGAAGAGCAATAGAGCCTGAAACAGCTTCAGAGTATGCATATATGACTTATTATATAAAAAATGCTCAAGCTTATAATGAAGGGAAAATTAAAGATTTTTCTAAAGTTGGAGTAAAAGCATTAGATGATAAAACAGTTGTGTTTGAATTAGAAAAACCAGCTGCTTACTTTGCATCAGTAACTGCATTCCCAACATATTATCCTTTAAATGAAGAATTTTTCAAAGAAAAAGGAGAAGACTATGCATTAGAAAAAGATAACTTCTTATTTAATGGGCCATTTAAAATGGTTAAATGGGAACATGATAGTAAAATAGTATTAGAAAAAAGAGCAGATTATTGGAATTCGTCAAAAATTAAATTAGATGGAATTACTGCACTTATGGTAAATGATAGTAATACAGCTTTAAATATGTATAAAAATGGTGAGTTAGATATAGTTGGACTAGGCGGAGATCAATTACCAGAATTTAAAGATAGTCCAGAATTAGTAAGTTATAGTGATGGTTCTGTATGGTATTTTGAATTTAATACAAAACATAAATTATTAAAAAATAGAAAAATAAGAGAAGCTATAACTATAGCAATTGATAGAAAAGAATTAGTTGAAAAAATCAAAAAAGATGGATCTAAAGCTGCTCAAGGAATGGTACCTTATGGATTCCCTGGAATTGATAAAGGATTTAGAGAAGATTTTGGAAGCGAATTATATAAAGATAATGATGTAGAAAGAGCTAAACAATTACTAGCTGAAGGATTAAAAGAAGTTGGACATACTGGTCCAGTAGAAATTAGCTTATTAACTGGTACAAGTGATACAGCAACAAAAGAAGCTCAATTCTATCAAGAGCAATTAAGAACAAAACTTGGAATAGAAGTTAAAATAGAACAAGTTACTTTCCAAATTAGACTTCAAAGAATGTCTTCGAGAGACTTTGAAATTGTATTAGCAGGATGGGGACCAGATTATAACGACCCTATGACTTATATGGATTTATGGGTAACAAATGGTGGAAATAATCATACTGGTTGGTCAAATGCTGAATACGATGCTTTAATAGAGAAAGCTCAAACTTCATCAGATAATAAAGTGAGAATGGAAGCTATGGCTGCTGCAGAAAAAATATTAGCTAAAGAATTTCCTATAGGTGTTACTTTCTATAGAAATAGAAACAGATTAGTAAAACCTTATTTAAAAAATGTATACTTTAGAGCAGTTGGTCAAGAAACAGATTTATATTATGCTGATATTCAAAAATAA